From the genome of Periplaneta americana isolate PAMFEO1 chromosome 17, P.americana_PAMFEO1_priV1, whole genome shotgun sequence:
gttatatcagctttgcCGGTGTgtaggaattttgtcccacaggagttttttttacatgccattaaatctactgacatgagcctgtcgcatttaaacatacttaaatgccatcgatctcggccgggatcgaactcgcaacctcgagcattggaagccagcgctatatcaactgcgctacccagggcgacttttgattgtaagagccgataaatttattattgccagtaaagaggtaggacttccacgcaagaactggcgaccaaaaccgtatgccataacacatattttcccaaacttgcctcaatatcttaaaaaaagaaaagagaaaatatccaacgaagaggacatcaatccgttctcataacaatgtatccttaccaagtaccatctggctatgaccaattccattgacgctaaataatccagcagttgatacagcatcgttaaatatccgagtaaaaaataattggatgtgacacccgaaaatAAGAAGAACACCTTAGGTGatcatgcgcttgtatgcatttatggaccattactccacacctgaatgcccaaaattatgtctagctacattgaccgtaattccttccagtgaatgaactccagaccagcatttcagctgtttagtctgagtttttcaaaatcgatacatttttttagagtcataaactgtgatgggttcgaggaaagtgaaaatacaaaagaattcaaaggtgaatgaacgaccatgcagatacgttgaactcaaagactccctagtctgccctgtacaaaggattctagcactacacgattttagaaaatatattacacgtaattgacaatataaagaacacgtttgcctaagaaagaacccttgaattatttagagtgacaattcagagcactagcgaaatatattaattcttgtgggatagcagatttaaatatattcagacagaaaaaaattaactaggatcctctagagcgatattttggaattagaaaatgattatcttgtgatgtttaccatagactttctacatgtgaagatttttcaatctatgtgccggttaaaaaatgtgctgtattaaaatgctaattgtgaactcctaattgaatccaagcacctagcttctacttcattaaatatacatgtttaattattaattattttatttctaataatagcactttagtcgtaattaacgtaaaagttatttcggtaaccaaagtacagtataattctactttgcatctaggctagaacttaatctggtttacaattttattacagttgtttattacgtttccacatcataagagatttctaatcgagcatatgagaaagtaatagacctcatggaaaagtcgttaatttaatattctccaataagtagcatacaactacttaatacagtgttaccaaattgttttaattttacaaaacacaaaataacctaggtatttcaaGAGATCAAAACTTACActagcatagatataatatcgaagcttaatttatgagtctaagttgcacgtaatattttttgttcccctgaattacgtataaaccagatacaactgcaactaattactaaatagtagataaaaactattggtgaagataaagtgtttcctttattatattacaatctttcttgtgtataaaaactacaatttcatgtcaatgcgtactttataatgccataaaaattttcagttttgcgatgctgtactttttttttttttttgcgtatttctggctgaagccggcacaatgttccatttttaggttaattattatatttactattcagggttgtgttatataactcacaatttgttaatataataatattacattcttaaagaagtaaaatattgtaactaagtactttacaatacattcttatctaatgggttatttttaaaacctttttcattcacttgaatagcgatctTGAAACTGGGCACTGAAAACAGGGCTAGCACGACTCGGCTACgatccactgaactagaggaagtaacgtcttctacccgctctggcagtattaaaaaagtattggtgaaaatataatgtcccatttgatatattatattatacttcctTGTAAATcaaaaactataattttgtgtcaaaatgtacttacaacaacacaaaaatgttcagttttgcgaagctgtacttttttttgcgtTCTTCTCTCTGAAGCTGACAGAATGTTCCAGTTTACCGTTGGTTATTATACTCGTAATTACGATTCAGGAGTGTATGATATAACTGAAGAGTAGTTAATgtagtagtattacattttttaaataagtaaaatattgtgataaactataatatacttttatctagtgggtattttaaaaacatctgcatTGACTCGAATAGCGCTCCTGAAACTGAGAACAGAAAGCAGAGCGAGCGCCGCTCTGCAACGAACCGCTGGACTAGTGGAAgtatcgtcactttctcttctacctgcTCTGCtcaaggtattaatcatttgatgttTTGAAGTGTGGCGTAtatgcaacgggggatttcgtgtgggcagccttctagcccacggccacaagcagttcattagctggggatcGAGAGCGCaagcatgcctccggaaaataaattgttacaaatgtatgtgtgcagatcccacatttctaaatgcagtacTTTACATATAATACATTAGGGAACAagtcagatttttaacttggctatataatatataaatttactttgaaaaataaatgattaaaaaattaggcaaaatttttaatttatttgcgataaccctaaagtaataaaaagtgttgtatttagtctttcaaatgcgccaaaccgcaaatctcaattatatgtagacacagagttccaagcgagtttTTGCAACAGTGCGTGCATAATTTGCGgaacttcaaatagtcataactacacaaataattaaaaattgtgaaaataaaacaaaacgggtctccttatttgatgtctggaattcatgaaaaaaaattccaccatttccgagaaggtcgtgttttattgctgtgcgatttgacgtggaatgactcttatGTCTAACTGTAACAAGAGGAGTTGTAGACACAGACTTCCTTGTTGCTGACGCATCAGAATTGCAAGTATGCGAGTAGTCAGCAGCTTTGTTCTCTGCATGACTTCTTAATGGGATCATTAGACCGAACAGAATTAGTAGATTTAGAATTagtagaattaatttaattagagAATAAAGGGCAGCCACCCTTAGACAATAATTCCGACAACTGCTCTTTGAGAACAAAATTTTCGCTTTTCAGCTCGTTCATGTCTTTCTCCAGATTCTTTACATAAGCCAATCTATCACTCACCATGTCCAATAGCGAGACACTATTAAGTCTTACTGTTTCTATTTGAACTGCAAGCCCATCATATGACGATGGAAAGTTCGGAAGAACCAATTTACGGGTAGGTGAGATCACCTTCTTCTCCCCAGGTTGAATGGATCTCACTAGTGTGTTGTCTCCTTGCGAAGATTTCAAAACACTTACACATTTCCGGCACTTATAAGAAGAACTTCCTCTCTGCATGAAAATGTCAAATTCTGCTTCGCCAATGTTAAGGCAATCGAGATGAAATCGAAGGCCACAGGGTTCCGCACATTTAAGAAACTTGTCTTCCAAAGAAGGCTGAATTACAAATCGTACAGATATCCTTGCTTGGCGCCATAGCGATACAAGCAGCGAGGTACTGACTATGCAACTCAAGCAGCTACTCACTAGCACAACCATTCAGCATGACGGCTGACGAccggatgataataataataataataataataataataataataataataataataataataataataggtaagaGGTGCCAATAACGAAGAGATTCCAGTCtgttcaaaattattttgtgctcttttCGGTATCAGTCAATGTCGACTGAACACTATAGCATCCACCACACTGGCTGGGAAGCCTATTAAGGAAGACGGGGTGGCGATCGTAGGTCAAAACGGTCTCGAGAAAAGAGGCGATCTGTTAATACATTTACATCAAAGTTGAAAGCATGCGAAAGCTACTACTCTCGTGGAAAAAGTAGGAGATTGTTTTGGAATGATTtagctttttcttctttttgaaaGATGTGATTGTCTTGATGACGAAGAAAGTTGTGCAaacgtccacacttgtggagtaacggtcagcgcatctggccgcgaaaccaggtggcccgggttcgattcccggtcgggacaagttacctggttgaggttttttccggggttttccctcaactcaatatgagcaaatgctgggtaactttcggtgctggaccccggattcatttcaccggcattatcaccttcatctcattcagacgctaaataacctaagctgttgataaagcgtcataaaataacctacaattATTAAGTTGTGCAATGatatacttttttcttttgtattttgaaaGATGTGATTGTTTTGATGAGGAGAAGGTTGTGGAATGATATAgctttttcttttgtgttttgaAAGATGTGATTGTCTTGATGAGGAAAAGGTTGTAGAATGATATAgctttttcttttgtgttttgaAAGATGTGATTGTCTTGATGAGGAAAAGGTTGTAGAATGATATagctttttcttttgttttttgaaagatgTGATTGTCTTGATGAGGAAAAGGTTGTAGAATGATATAgctttttcttttgtgttttgaAAGATGTGATTATCTTGATGAGGAAAAGGTTGTAGAATGATATAGCTTTTTCCTTTGTGTTTTGAAAGATGTGATTATCTTGATGAGGAAAAGATTGTAGAATGATATacctttttcttttatgttttgaaAGATGTGATTATCTTGATGAGGAAAAGGTTGTAGAATGATATAgctttttcttttgtgttttgaAAGATGTGATTATCTTGATGAGGAAAAGGTTGTAGAATGATATAGTCTTTTCTTTTGTGTTTTGAAAGATGTGATTATCTTGATAAAGAAGGTTGTGGAATGATAcaagttttttcttttcttttgaaagatGTGATTGTCTTGATGAGGAAGAAGGTTGTGGAATGATGTAGCTTTACTTTTGTGTTCTGATTTGCTTGTGAAGGACAATGAAGCATAAATTTTGgatcattaattcattaacaatcaCTATAACATGTACgagttaattttgatttagtaatCTTGACTTGCTAAAGAATATTACTTGTATTTCGTTATCGTGTTTCAAAACCCGTTTTGTCCATCCGTACGGAACAAAACAAGTTAAGtccatcatattttttttttaagttgtgatTATTCCTAAGTTAGAAACAAGTGATTTTCTGCGCTAGTCATTTCGATATCCAAAAGAGTCGTTCATACAATAGtgttttctgttaattttttatccacaaAATAAAGTCGTAGAAGTTCTTTGACTTCATTAAATACTTGAAAGGTCAAAATACaagtgttcataagtgaagattaaaaataatggagataattattacagttgtctgaacactatttattgataaattttattattttatttattttatcaataaatagtgttcagacaactgtaataattatctccattattttttattcttcgactttcctgaaaatttatgatttCTGGACTTATCGGtttttgtttcggagctcctcTCTCTGCAGACACCATTGTGTATGAGGAAATGTTTCAGTTGTCCAGATTGTGAGTATAATTCTTCTCACGCATCGGATTTCAGTGTTCTGTCCCCTGTAGGTATGCAGCCAGAGTTTACAGATATCCAGATCGTCTGGAACATATTTCACAGACATTGCGTTCTTATGAACTTTCGCCGCTATGTGTCTGTAAATGATTCCTTAAAGAAGCCAACTGagtgaaacactttccacatacatcgcatttgaatggtctcTCCCCTGTGTGAACGCGAACGTGATTCATGAGAGTTCCCTTTTcggaaaaacactttccacaggtATTACATTTGAATGGTCTTTCGCCTGTATGTACAAATGAATGTTTTTTTAAACGCCCCGATTCAGGGAAACTCTTTCCACAGACATTACATTTGAAAGGCCTTTCGCCTGTATGTATGCGTGCATGTTTTCTCAAACACCCCGATTCTCGGAAACTCTTTTCgcagacatcgcatttgaaaggcttttCGCCTGTATGTATGCGTTGATGGATTTTCATATGCCCCAAATGTCTGAAAGACTTTCCACAGACGTGACACTCAAATGGCATCTCCCCTGTATGTATGcgtgcatgtttttttaaacgcCCCGATTCAGGGAAACTCTTTCCACAGACATTACATTTGAAAGGCTTTTCGCCTGTGTGTATACGTTCATGAATTTTCATATGCGCCAATTGTCTGAAAGTCTTTCCACAGAAGCCACACTCAAATGGCATCTCGCCGGTGTGTAAGCGTGCATGAATTCTAAGATATCTAGGACACAAATAGCACTtgccacagacatcgcatttgaatgatTTTTTCAAAGTATGAGTAAGAAAATGACGTTTCAGTGATTGCGATGTTAGGAAAGCCTCATTACAGACATCACACCTGAGAGAATTGTGGCTAAAGTCACCGTCAATCGAGGTGTCGAATCCGTAGCTGCAATGCTGTTCCAATTCCTCTTCTTTGTGAGCATTGCTCTCGCATGCTGATGACTCAGTTTTGTCAACTATATCAACAACgctgaaataaaaattcaacAGTCTACAGAGTAGTCTATACGGTGAGataaaaatatacaaacatgCATAAGTGCATAGAAATATCGAAGGAACCATATTCCAACATCTGTTATATTACACGCATATTCAGGTTTCATTCTCTGCAATTTGAAAAGCTATGCTTCACTGACACTCCATAATTACTGAGAGACAAGATTATCACAGAACTGGCAGTGGTATGGACGAGAGGGCCTGCGGAGTGTATGATTACTGCTCATAACTTGCAACACGAAAGTGTTTCTCTAATAAATCACAGTTGAACATTAATGAACCTAAAGAAATTATGTCGAAATAaatgaggggcgttttcacaaaactcgttatctacaaaatcGTCCTTTTTTCAAGATATCTCTTTCctaaaatacacaactgtagataccgagttttgaaaaatctcttttatttcaagataaatttactgatatacttaccaactttagcttaattctgataaCACCATTGGATTATCCTGACCCACAAACATAAGGATACGCTGaaacctcaaaatcgaaaaaaatgtagataacgagttttgtgaaaacgccacTCAAATTGCtgtcataaaaaatattaacatggTTCAAATAAAGACTACTTCCAAATTATTATGCACCAActgcccaaagacaggtctgaacttcacaagtgatatcaagagtAGATTACTGTAACTGGTATGAAAATTTATATATGTCTATAcaactataattattaatattatatagaaatcttgatttttataaaatacaataaataatgttaaaaattgttcaatcttatgacttaccaatttaatattaacatttgaagagtccactgcaagaatgatggatgtcgctttcttgttgaaaatgaaccaagactgtcaatgcatagcttaagacatacagaatgtacatagagagttatgtggcattaacactgatagtcattgtccagttaTATAATCTACATGTTGGTTAAATTGAAATTTGTTATCGATGATGATTCCAAGATACTTCATGCTATTTACTTCTTCTAATTTCTTGTTGTTCATATACAGTTCAAAATTTTTCTTAGTTCCGATCTTACTTCATGTTATAtagattaattttcatttctgctCACTGAATGATAATTTGTTGTTTTCTGCCTTGGTGCAACCAGTGGCGGTgagtcaataagagcacaagagcacgtgaacaccttgtttccattaatgcacgactagttttattatttgataccgtactgacgtagtggggatgtataatatcagaatcgagtattttaaacttcccgcatcttgcataaacttcttatgtaaacttggcaacatccgttcacgtacaagccgtgctcctttcgagttggttacaggaatttcacgcatgcgcgggagaaaattgtctttagctggccgattatgactcgtcaagagcacaaaggattaagtgaacatgatgagtatctatcctacagatgtcaggtccatcgatgcctatcattcacgtgctatatctcgaggaggaaatttaatagcctgtagatgtcagcatctgactgtaggaacgtttacttacgtgtacagtgctgctacgagagtgtagtttgtgaattactatacttcagtgtcggcacaatagcatagtttggctttcaaacatgtgctggctgactgtggcaATGGTATGAATTTATGTATCTGTCtggcagtgtataatatttaagaataatatttactggcatgtatttatagtaatctatgcaaatgggattacagtactggtataggctatagtgtatcagtgtgttgtgaatcaaaatatattattgtatataaCGAGaccgtggtatgtattcatttttaacaaacgtaaacaatgaactgtgttcaagtaattttgaacagtaaagaactgggtaaactggctcaccaagaaaaattggaaataaaaagactgagtttattattattattatcattattattattattattattattattattattattattattaatatgaatattattattattattattattgttgttattattattattattattattattattattattattattattattattattattattattattattattattattattattattattattatgttgttttgaatttatatacggtttttttgtCGATAGTGAAACACtgaaatcatgacatttcatattaaactaaacgtacgatttcaaattctcttcgattttggaaccacaaagtgtgaacacacataatattttatcacgagccgtcACTGGGTAACCTTTGTCAGCTCGACATTTGCGTTATTTTCAACTTCCAGTTTGCTTTTACCTTTGATTAAGATAACAACATCATCTGAGAATGCAATTACTTTTGTGCATtgcttgtaatttaatttcaataggGAGTCGTACTGGATAATCCATAATCCGGATGCACAGCATGACCCTTGAGGGCATCCTTACCTTAAACTTCTCTCTATTTTTATGTTATTGACAGATAATATGCATTTCCTATAGTTGAGGTAGTTTCTCACCAGGTCATAAAGGTTTCTGGGGCACTAAAATTTCTCTAACGCATTCAAGATGCTAGCTAGGCACCAGGCTGCATCGAAGGCCCCTTTCACGTCGAGGCTAATCATTGCAACATGTTTTTCTCCTAGATTTTCTGCTACGAAATTTTTAACTGCCATGATAGCATCCACTGCTCCTGTTTGAAGTGTGAATCCATATTGATTTCTACTCAGTATATCTTTCAGTTCAAATGATACATTATtctatttattaatagttttttCCAGCACCTTGGCAGCCACATTTAACAGACTTATCGGTCGATACTTAGAGACATCATCAGAATGCTCTTTTCCTGGTTTGACGATTGGTATAATTATGGATTTTGTCCATGGGTTAGGGAAATTTCCTGCTTTGGGCATCCATTATACAATGCAGTTACGAATAGCGGTATCTGTTCGAACACGTGTCGTAAAATATTACTTGTCATTCCATCTTCCCCTGACACTTTCCTGTCATCCATTCTATCAAGTACATCTCGTATCTCCTCTTTCGTGAATAGCATGTCGTCATAAGTGCTCGGGGCTATTTGTTGTTAATCTGATGTGTTTGTGGTACTCATTATCatgttcttcatcatcatcttggGTAAAATGGTTCATCACGTGGTTCATTTGTCAGCCAGATCCTTTGTATAAGTGCCATCATCTTTCCTTAGGGTTTCTGTTCTTGCCAGATGCTATCTTATACACTGCACTCCATGGGTTGGTGATTGTGGTGATGTTGCAGTACTCTTTCcaggatttaatttttttcctgtcGAATGCTGGTTTGATATTCTCTTTTTGATTCCTTGTAGAGTGATTTCCTATGTTGGCGCAGAGCACCATCGCCTCTTGTCCTTTGGTATCTTCTTCTTTGGGCGTTAACCATTTTTCTCATAATTGTCAATTCCTTTGTCCACTGTGGGACTGATTTGGTTCCGGCTGCTCTCGGGGCAGATGTGAGAGTTCTAAATTAGTTCTTGCAGGCTGTAGAGATGATAACTTGAAAATGGCTTGCCATTTCTTCGACGTCAGACTGTTCGGAAACGAGGTCATGTATTTTTGGTCGACCTGATTTAAGTAGTCTTCCTCTCTTTTATAGCAAtgatgaaatgttaaatgttgttttatttaacgacgctcccaacagcagaggttatatcagcgtcgccggatgtgttggaattttgtcccgcagagttcttttacatgccagtaaatctactgacatgagcctttgcatttaagcacacttaaatgccatcgacctgacccgggatcgaacctgcaaccttgggcatagaaggtcagtgctataccaactcgccaaccaggtcgacggcaATGATGAGATTTTctttaaagagagagagagagggagggacggacggagagagagagagagggagggagagggagggagaaaGAGGAAGGGAGatgggagagagggagaggggggaGAGGGAGGGGAGATGGAGAGGGAGAAGGATAGAGGGGAAGAGAGGGAAGAGggggagagcgagagagagagatgtgtgtgtgtgcgcgtgcgtgcgtgtgtgtgtggggggCGCGCGCCTATATGGTTCGTTGAAGTGTAAAAAGAATATACGTGATGAGTCCTAATACCTAATACCACTATTTGCACTACAATGGTTCTCTGTTAACTAAGGTTTTCACTATCTCCTTCGGGCTGAAGGCTGTTTGGACTAGAGATATTCATAACAAAGTACGAGGaattaattctaaattatatCACAAAATATGGTTGATTATTTCTTCAGTCTTCattttatgaaagaaataaaataaaatctctaGCACTTATTGCCTTCATAACTTCCTTTTTCCATGATTTCCGAAGTCATTCTTATTATATAGCCGAACCATTCCATGCTCTAACAGAGTGCATATTAACATCATATGTGTCAATATTAATAAAGGGTAACGTGAAGACTCACCTACTGGTCAAAATATCATTCTCCTCTGCCGTAACTTCCAGTTCCAACTCGTCCTTTACTGTGTCCAAATCACACAACTCTTTCtataaaataaagacagaaagatGGCGCAAGTTAAATGAATAGTGCATCGATTCTTCATGACATAGACCTGCATTTAAATCCTACTGAGTCCAGGTACAAAACTGAATAGCAAACGCCAATTCTTGGAAATGTTGTTTCATAAGGTTTTTCTGTTTCCAGTACACTAAGATTTAAACTGatattgtaagaaaaaaatgcaagtaaatgTCTTTacccaataattaatttaatgaaatctaGATAATGTCTAAGGATTTCATTGTGTgctcacaatatttaatattgaacactgATTGCCAGTAAACACTCCCTACAACATTCCATTTAAATGTAACATCGAAATGAAAACTGGGAGTAAATCTTCTTACACTGATTCTAAGATCATGTCCTCTTAGAAAGTAAGAGCTGGATgtcatgaaatgtaataaaaatacatataaagttATAACCGTAATTGAAAATTAGGGTTTATTCAAGTAAAGGAAAATATAACTtttcatagaaaatattaatGGGATTGTCATATGCTAAAGATTAAGATCATAGCTGTGGTCCACGCATTCCGTCTTTATTCCAGCCACGTGGAGATCAATAAATTCCCTTCCTGCAGAAGACAGAGACATAATACATATGTAACATATCGATGATTGAGAACAGATACATACGATACACAAAAGCAATGTTTACttgtttaattctacaaataaaaaataggttatatatcGATATTATGTCTGGAAAAGAATTCATATCTGAAAGTTAAAAATTCACTGTACTGTGTCTCTACTTGTGTAGGTACATATTTTCTACGAAtctaaatatctaaaatatatttatgaaacacatacCAAGTGAAAGAATAAAAAGTGATGTTATTGACACTGTAAACCTAATTATTccaattcaataagaattacatGAGTAATTAATATTCCATAAAAGATACATAATCTCACCTTGGCTGTTTATAATGTTCGTAAAGtcttctatagtaatctcagacctcgagtgacattaattaggactatttcgtgaataaaataaaaaatgtaaataatatatccctaagattcgctcacaaaatgttaataactgcatatttatgaatacttaacctattcagacattgtgaagccaaaatagatgaataacaattactgcaataaagaaattgaatgttattcagtaatgccaattgagaaaagcgaaatacaggttttaaaatgttgctatttatcaatatattaaaattttatcaatattatggCTTAACACAATACGCGAAACAAATTATTCAATGTTtagtatatttacatttgttgtattattctacgaacgttttcgccctcatcaggtacaataaaatttcttttaaattttgttaacTGCCTACCATTGGAGGTAGTTGAGAacgactcagtatactctcctacataaattttacaatattaaatgttttatataaattttgttgacagaaaattaaaataaacatatatgaattataaaacgaaaaaaaaaaattaaacagagtgaatatgatgattcaaaatttggcaagagcgatgtcagtagtaagtgtctgtggtagttcaaaagtcttcctgaagctttcaaagaacttgggaatcacaccacgagctccaaaaAGAAGATTAATCACCTCAATGTTTTAAAGCTGATATTTTACTTTGAATAATCAACTGTTGTCAgataaatgttgaacttttcttGATTCACATCCTCCAGCTGGCTACTCCccatttcaatccttatggtaggatcaattatatatcctatcttggtagtctgggaatacgctatgatgtcaatatgtCTAGAGGAGCAAGAGTTTCAGTCTCTGGGcatccatgtctgcaccgggatccatCCAAAGAACAACCTGGTACTCCTCTAACTgttgctaaattggcattcattttaagGCAGGTTACCTGTTCAGATGTAGATAGCCAGACTTATTATAAATCCAGGCACTGGCTTTAGGTACTTTGCTGTATAATTCTACACCTCggcctcttccaggcattacttcCCAGGAATCGAATTCTCTATTTCTTAATccctctcttaatttcctagtcacagatttacgaagttgAATTGGACAAGGGAGAATTGACAGgaacaattaattaatattaggggagaaaaattcgttctggtgccagaacgaatttttctcctctaatattaattgttaccataacagatatgggcggccgggtagcttagttggtagagcagctgactacggactggaaggtccgggattcgatcccaggtggtgacaggattttttctcgttgccaaactttcagaacggccccaaggttcactcggccttctataaaattgagtacc
Proteins encoded in this window:
- the LOC138692580 gene encoding oocyte zinc finger protein XlCOF6-like, coding for MDVIKKEPEVDPLAIQWSDNTDTDGKKSLSEKELCDLDTVKDELELEVTAEENDILTSSVVDIVDKTESSACESNAHKEEELEQHCSYGFDTSIDGDFSHNSLRCDVCNEAFLTSQSLKRHFLTHTLKKSFKCDVCGKCYLCPRYLRIHARLHTGEMPFECGFCGKTFRQLAHMKIHERIHTGEKPFKCNVCGKSFPESGRLKKHARIHTGEMPFECHVCGKSFRHLGHMKIHQRIHTGEKPFKCDVCEKSFRESGCLRKHARIHTGERPFKCNVCGKSFPESGRLKKHSFVHTGERPFKCNTCGKCFSEKGTLMNHVRVHTGERPFKCDVCGKCFTQLASLRNHLQTHSGESS